From Pseudoalteromonas viridis, the proteins below share one genomic window:
- the rbfA gene encoding 30S ribosome-binding factor RbfA — protein MREFSRTDRVAQQIQKEIAVILQREIKDPRLGMVTVSAVEVSRDLSYAKVFITVLGGDDDKTKENLSILNEATGYIRSLLGKRIRARIMPELRFVLDNSLMEGMRISNLVDEVIRKDNEKRGDEAQPDTKSDDGEA, from the coding sequence ATGAGAGAATTTTCTCGTACTGATCGTGTTGCACAACAGATCCAAAAAGAAATTGCCGTGATTCTACAGCGTGAGATTAAAGATCCACGTTTGGGCATGGTCACCGTATCGGCTGTAGAAGTATCGCGCGATCTGTCCTACGCCAAGGTCTTTATCACTGTGCTTGGCGGTGACGATGACAAAACCAAAGAAAACCTGTCTATTTTAAATGAAGCGACAGGCTATATTCGTTCACTGCTGGGCAAACGGATCCGCGCTCGGATCATGCCGGAGCTGCGTTTTGTGCTGGATAACTCCCTGATGGAAGGTATGCGCATTTCCAATCTGGTTGATGAAGTGATCCGCAAAGACAATGAAAAGCGTGGTGACGAAGCGCAGCCAGATACGAAAAGCGACGACGGAGAAGCCTGA
- the truB gene encoding tRNA pseudouridine(55) synthase TruB, whose translation MARRSKGRPIDGIVLLNKPQGISSNKALQQAKGIYFAQKAGHTGALDPLATGMLPICFGEATKFTQFLLDTDKTYVVRAKLGERTTTSDSDGEVVETRPVQITREQLEQDVASFLGESDQYPSMYSALKYQGQPLYKYAREGIEVPRKCRKINVYSITLDEYDEQAQEIQMTVHVSKGTYIRTIVDDLGEKLGCGAHVIMLHRSEVGHYPSDKMITLEELEEKLQQAKAEDLPPSTYIDALLLPMDTALVDLPAVEISAEQGVAFSHGQTVVVGELPEGVLKVVADGRFVGIGERNQHGHLKAKRALSSAQ comes from the coding sequence ATGGCGCGTCGTAGTAAAGGCCGTCCAATAGACGGGATTGTGCTGCTCAATAAGCCGCAGGGGATCTCCTCCAATAAAGCGCTGCAACAAGCCAAAGGTATCTACTTTGCGCAAAAAGCCGGCCACACGGGGGCACTCGATCCGCTGGCAACGGGCATGCTGCCAATCTGTTTTGGTGAAGCGACTAAGTTTACCCAGTTCCTGCTGGATACCGATAAAACTTACGTCGTGCGTGCCAAATTAGGCGAGCGTACCACGACCTCGGATTCTGATGGCGAAGTGGTTGAAACACGCCCGGTGCAGATCACTCGCGAGCAGCTAGAGCAGGACGTCGCCAGCTTCCTGGGAGAGTCGGATCAGTATCCGTCGATGTACTCAGCGCTAAAGTATCAGGGTCAACCTTTATACAAGTACGCCCGTGAAGGCATCGAGGTGCCGCGCAAGTGTCGTAAGATCAACGTCTATTCGATCACCTTGGATGAATACGACGAGCAGGCGCAAGAGATCCAGATGACAGTGCATGTCTCAAAAGGGACTTACATTCGTACCATAGTGGATGACTTGGGCGAGAAGCTTGGCTGTGGGGCGCATGTCATTATGCTGCATCGCTCTGAAGTAGGCCATTATCCGAGTGATAAAATGATCACGCTGGAAGAGCTTGAAGAAAAACTTCAGCAGGCCAAAGCAGAAGATTTGCCGCCGTCGACTTACATCGATGCGTTGTTACTCCCGATGGACACGGCGCTGGTTGATTTACCGGCGGTAGAGATCAGTGCGGAGCAGGGCGTGGCATTCAGCCACGGTCAAACAGTGGTGGTTGGCGAGCTGCCAGAGGGCGTACTGAAAGTCGTGGCTGATGGTCGTTTTGTCGGTATTGGCGAGCGCAATCAGCACGGCCATTTAAAGGCCAAGCGGGCCTTATCCAGCGCACAATAA
- the rpsO gene encoding 30S ribosomal protein S15, with translation MSLSNQEKAEIVAKFARAEGDTGSPEVQVALLTADINKLQGHFANHKHDFHSRRGLLRKVSQRRNLLDYLKGKSVERYSALIKELGLRR, from the coding sequence ATGTCACTAAGCAATCAAGAAAAAGCAGAAATCGTAGCAAAATTCGCACGCGCAGAAGGCGACACTGGTTCTCCTGAAGTTCAGGTTGCACTGTTAACTGCTGATATCAACAAGCTACAAGGTCACTTCGCTAACCACAAGCATGACTTCCACTCACGTCGTGGTCTGCTACGTAAAGTAAGCCAGCGTCGTAACCTGCTTGACTACCTTAAAGGTAAGAGCGTAGAGCGTTACTCTGCACTAATCAAAGAGCTTGGCCTACGTCGCTAA